Part of the Sphaerochaeta associata genome is shown below.
CGCCATGATCGAGATTTTTGTGAAAGCACGGGAGTCATTGGAAGGTGCTTTGGGCGCAAAGGCCGGGTATACACTGACCACCGTAGCCTTCTTTGCCGGTATAGCCGTCATTGCCATCATCGACAAAGTCATACCCGACTACGAAAACCCCCACGAAATACAGGACCATGGCTCTGAGACCAAGCCCTATGTCGATTCCAATGACTCGAAGCTCATGCGCATGGGCTTTTTCAGTGCCCTGGCCATTGCCATCCATAACTTTCCCGAAGGCCTGGCCACCTTTATGGCCGCCATCAGTGAGCCGAAGTTGGGTATCAGCATCGCAGTGGCCATAGCCATCCACAATATTCCCGAAGGCGTAGCCGTCTCGGCTCCCATCTACTATGCCACCAAGAGCCGCAAGAAAGCATTCTGGTACAGCTTGCTGTCAGGCCTTGCTGAACCGGTAGGAGCCTTCATCGGCTTCTTTTTGCT
Proteins encoded:
- the zupT gene encoding zinc transporter ZupT, coding for MYEFDVSTLLFAFGLTVFAGLGTGVGSLMSFFSKKFNPKFLAAALGFSAGVMIYVAMIEIFVKARESLEGALGAKAGYTLTTVAFFAGIAVIAIIDKVIPDYENPHEIQDHGSETKPYVDSNDSKLMRMGFFSALAIAIHNFPEGLATFMAAISEPKLGISIAVAIAIHNIPEGVAVSAPIYYATKSRKKAFWYSLLSGLAEPVGAFIGFFLLRRWFNDITFGFVFAAVAGIMVYISLDELLPTAEEYGEHHVAITGVIAGMIVMAVSLVMLS